A genomic stretch from Serratia entomophila includes:
- a CDS encoding efflux RND transporter periplasmic adaptor subunit — protein MACGDASSVDDPRNQPPLVRVATVVSAVDSSRAFTGVVVARTQSDLGFRVQGKILARLVDTGQTVKRGQPLMRLDPADLNLQAQAQQQAVAAARARARQATNDEARYRGLVASGAVSASAYDQIKAAAETAKAELSAAQAQANVAQNATGYAVLLADADGVVMETLAEPGQVVGAGQPVVRLARAGQREAIVQLPETLRPDRESEAEATLYGADKGSVPAKLRLLSDAADPVTRTFEARYVLEGALASAPLGSTVTLHIAEDKTAHEVMQVPIAAIYDPGRGPGVWGISGKPAKVSWRPIQVLGLGDDAARVIGSLKPGEQVVALGAHLLHDGEAVRMAEQSDAGAAGSQP, from the coding sequence GTGGCGTGCGGTGACGCTTCCAGCGTCGACGATCCACGTAACCAACCTCCTCTTGTCAGGGTTGCGACCGTGGTGAGCGCCGTCGATTCCTCGCGTGCATTCACCGGCGTTGTCGTTGCCCGAACTCAAAGCGATCTCGGTTTTAGAGTGCAGGGTAAAATCCTTGCGCGTCTGGTGGATACCGGCCAGACCGTTAAACGCGGCCAGCCATTGATGCGTCTGGATCCCGCTGACCTGAACCTGCAGGCGCAGGCTCAGCAACAGGCCGTCGCGGCTGCGCGAGCCCGGGCAAGACAAGCTACCAATGACGAGGCGCGTTATCGCGGGCTGGTTGCGTCAGGTGCAGTGTCGGCATCGGCCTACGATCAGATAAAGGCCGCAGCAGAGACGGCCAAAGCCGAGCTCAGCGCTGCTCAGGCGCAGGCGAATGTGGCGCAAAACGCGACGGGCTACGCCGTGCTGCTGGCCGACGCCGACGGCGTGGTCATGGAGACGCTGGCTGAACCCGGTCAGGTTGTCGGTGCAGGGCAGCCGGTGGTCCGGCTGGCCAGGGCAGGGCAACGCGAGGCCATCGTGCAGTTGCCCGAGACGCTGCGCCCGGATCGCGAAAGCGAAGCCGAGGCGACGTTGTACGGGGCCGATAAAGGGTCAGTCCCTGCGAAGCTGCGGCTCCTTTCCGATGCGGCCGATCCTGTGACGCGCACCTTCGAGGCGAGATATGTGCTTGAGGGGGCGCTGGCCAGCGCGCCTCTGGGCTCCACTGTTACTCTCCATATTGCAGAAGATAAAACAGCTCATGAGGTGATGCAGGTACCTATAGCGGCAATCTATGATCCGGGTAGAGGGCCGGGTGTCTGGGGTATTTCGGGTAAACCGGCAAAAGTGTCATGGCGGCCCATTCAGGTGCTGGGGTTGGGTGACGATGCCGCAAGGGTGATCGGTTCCCTCAAGCCGGGTGAACAGGTGGTCGCTCTGGGAGCGCATCTGCTGCATGACGGTGAGGCCGTACGCATGGCCGAACAGAGCGATGCCGGCGCCGCCGGGAGCCAGCCATGA
- a CDS encoding TetR/AcrR family transcriptional regulator has translation MTKHMNALSPRGPLDHSVRDQIVEAATEHFGHFGYEKTTVSDLARAIGFSKAYIYKFFDSKQAIGEVICANRLATIMDIVDSALADAPTASEKLRRLFKVLTEAGSDLFFHDRKLYDIAAVAARDCWPSAAVYEKSLRELIQHILLEGRQSGEFERKTPLDEAAQAIFLVMLPYISPVQLQYNLENAPAAAALLSALILRSMAP, from the coding sequence ATGACTAAACATATGAATGCACTTTCCCCGCGTGGGCCATTGGATCACAGCGTTCGCGATCAGATCGTGGAAGCCGCCACAGAGCACTTCGGGCACTTTGGGTATGAGAAAACCACCGTGTCCGATTTGGCCAGGGCGATTGGTTTTTCCAAGGCCTACATCTATAAATTCTTCGATTCCAAACAGGCAATTGGTGAGGTGATTTGTGCCAATCGGCTGGCCACAATCATGGATATTGTCGATTCGGCGCTCGCAGATGCGCCGACGGCATCTGAAAAATTAAGGCGTCTTTTCAAAGTGTTGACGGAAGCAGGCAGCGACCTGTTTTTTCATGACCGCAAGCTTTACGACATCGCGGCCGTCGCTGCCCGCGATTGCTGGCCTTCGGCGGCGGTGTACGAAAAAAGTCTGCGCGAGCTGATTCAGCACATCCTTCTCGAGGGGAGGCAGTCGGGAGAGTTCGAGCGCAAAACGCCGCTGGATGAAGCGGCACAGGCGATCTTCCTGGTCATGCTGCCCTACATCAGCCCCGTCCAACTGCAATATAACCTGGAGAATGCGCCAGCGGCAGCGGCGCTTCTGTCGGCATTGATACTGCGCAGCATGGCGCCTTAA
- a CDS encoding oxidoreductase, with protein sequence MSDQPTLALIGPGAIGTTIAAVLHEVDRTPVLCGRTAHPQLILRHDEGQVVVPGPVLSNPAAISGPFDLVFVAVKTTQVADSANWLAALCDENTLVCALQNGVEQESLLEPYVKGAKILPSVVWFPAQREPDASVWLRAKPRLTLPDVPEAKRIADVLKGTGCAVELSTDFISIAWRKLLQNAVAGLMVLANRRAGMFARGDITELALAYLRECLAVARAKGALLSDNVPQEILDGFHRAPADLGTSILADRQANRPLEWDIRNGVIQRYGHSLGIPTPISDVLVPLLAAGSEGPG encoded by the coding sequence ATGTCTGACCAACCTACACTTGCCCTTATCGGTCCGGGTGCCATCGGTACCACCATCGCCGCTGTACTGCATGAAGTTGACCGAACGCCAGTCCTTTGCGGGCGTACCGCGCATCCGCAGTTGATTTTACGCCACGATGAGGGGCAAGTCGTGGTGCCGGGGCCGGTATTGAGCAATCCGGCGGCTATCAGCGGCCCGTTCGATCTGGTTTTTGTTGCGGTGAAAACCACCCAGGTAGCTGACAGCGCCAACTGGCTGGCTGCGTTGTGCGATGAAAATACCCTTGTATGCGCACTGCAAAATGGTGTCGAACAGGAAAGCCTGCTGGAACCCTACGTCAAGGGTGCGAAGATACTGCCTTCGGTCGTGTGGTTCCCGGCACAGCGCGAACCGGATGCCTCAGTCTGGCTGCGTGCCAAACCGCGCCTTACGCTGCCGGATGTTCCCGAAGCAAAACGAATAGCCGATGTGCTCAAAGGCACAGGCTGCGCGGTTGAGCTGTCAACCGACTTTATCTCTATCGCCTGGCGCAAACTGCTGCAGAACGCGGTCGCTGGTCTGATGGTACTGGCGAATCGCCGTGCCGGAATGTTCGCGCGGGGGGATATCACTGAACTGGCGCTGGCTTATTTGCGCGAGTGTCTGGCCGTAGCGCGTGCAAAGGGGGCGTTACTGAGCGATAACGTTCCGCAGGAGATCCTTGACGGTTTTCATCGTGCCCCTGCGGATTTAGGCACCTCCATTCTCGCTGACCGCCAGGCCAACCGCCCACTGGAGTGGGATATCCGCAACGGCGTGATACAGCGTTATGGGCACTCGCTGGGTATTCCTACGCCCATCAGCGACGTGTTGGTACCGCTGCTGGCGGCAGGAAGTGAGGGGCCGGGGTGA
- a CDS encoding efflux RND transporter permease subunit, whose translation MSEGRFNLSALAVRERSITLFLILLITVAGILSFFELGRAEDPPFTVKQMTVISAWPGATAQEMQDQVAEPIEKRMQELKWYDRSETYTRAGLAFTTLSLQDSTPPSQVQEEFYQARKKLGDEAKNLPAGVIGPMVNDEFADVTFALFALKAKGEPQRILVRDAESLRQRLLHVPGVKKVNIIGEQPERIFVSFSHDRLATLGISPQDIFSALNDQNLLTPAGSIDTQGPQVFIRLDGAFDKLAKIRETPIVVQGRTLQLSDVATVERGYEDPATFMIRNQGEQALLLGIVMRDGWNGLDLGKALDAEAAKINEGMPLGMTLTKVTDQSVNISSAVDEFMIKFFVALLVVMVVCFVSMGWRVGVVVAAAVPLTLAIVFVVMEASGKNFDRITLGSLILALGLLVDDAIIAIEMMVVKMEEGYDRIKASAYAWSHTAAPMLAGTLVTAVGFMPNGFAQSTAGEYTSNMFWIVGIALIASWVVAVVFTPYLGVKMLPNLKKVEGGHAAIYNTRNYNRFRRLLTRVVARKWAVAGTVIAVFTLAILGMGLVKKQFFPTSDRPEVLVEVQMPYGTSIEQTSAATAKIEDWLKKQKEAEIVTSYIGQGSPRFYLAMAPELPDPSFAKIVVLTGSQEAREALKFRLREAVAGGLAPEARVRVTQLVFGPYSPYPVAYRVMGPAPTQLREIAGEVERVMQTSPMMRTVNTDWGPRVPVLHFTLNQDRLQAVGLTSNAVAQQLQFLLSGIPITSVREDIRSVQVMGRAAGDIRLDPAKIAGFTLVGAAGQRIPLSQIGDVEVRMEDPVLRRRDRTPTITVRGDIAENLQPPDVSTTIMKALQPVIDKLPAGYRIEQAGSIEESGKATKAMAPLFPIMIAMTLLIIILQVRSMSAMVMVFLTAPLGLIGVVPTLLLFNQPFGINALVGLIALSGILMRNTLILIGQIHHNEREGLAPFHAVVEATVQRARPVLLTAMAAILAFIPLTHSVFWGTLAYTLIGGTFGGTIITLVFLPAMYAIWFRIRPDNQQRNEKQVA comes from the coding sequence ATGAGCGAGGGGCGATTCAATCTTTCAGCGCTTGCCGTTCGCGAGCGCTCAATCACACTGTTCCTTATTCTCCTGATTACGGTCGCGGGCATTCTCTCGTTCTTCGAACTGGGACGGGCGGAAGATCCGCCCTTCACGGTCAAGCAGATGACGGTGATTTCTGCCTGGCCGGGCGCTACCGCGCAAGAGATGCAGGATCAGGTTGCAGAGCCGATTGAAAAGCGCATGCAGGAGCTCAAATGGTATGACCGTAGCGAGACTTACACGCGTGCCGGTCTGGCGTTTACCACGCTGTCATTGCAGGACAGCACGCCGCCTTCGCAGGTGCAGGAAGAATTCTATCAGGCGCGCAAGAAGCTTGGCGATGAAGCCAAAAACCTGCCGGCGGGCGTCATCGGGCCGATGGTCAATGATGAATTCGCCGACGTGACCTTTGCGCTCTTTGCGCTGAAGGCGAAAGGGGAGCCGCAGCGAATATTGGTCCGCGATGCGGAATCTTTGCGCCAGCGTCTTTTGCATGTGCCGGGTGTGAAAAAGGTCAATATTATCGGTGAGCAGCCTGAACGCATCTTTGTCTCGTTCTCGCATGACCGGCTGGCCACGCTGGGCATTTCTCCTCAGGATATTTTCTCCGCCCTCAACGACCAGAACCTATTGACGCCCGCCGGTTCGATTGACACCCAAGGGCCGCAGGTCTTTATTCGCCTGGACGGTGCCTTTGACAAACTGGCGAAAATCCGCGAAACGCCGATTGTCGTACAGGGCAGAACCCTGCAGCTTTCGGACGTGGCAACGGTTGAACGCGGCTACGAAGATCCTGCGACCTTCATGATCCGCAATCAGGGAGAGCAGGCATTGTTGCTGGGCATCGTAATGCGTGACGGCTGGAATGGTCTGGATTTGGGTAAGGCGTTGGATGCGGAAGCGGCCAAAATCAATGAGGGCATGCCGTTGGGCATGACCCTGACCAAGGTCACCGATCAGTCAGTCAACATCAGCTCCGCCGTTGACGAGTTCATGATCAAATTCTTCGTCGCGCTGCTGGTGGTGATGGTGGTGTGCTTCGTCAGTATGGGCTGGCGCGTGGGCGTGGTGGTTGCGGCGGCGGTGCCGTTGACGCTGGCTATCGTCTTCGTGGTGATGGAGGCTTCCGGCAAAAACTTCGACCGTATTACCCTGGGGTCATTGATCCTGGCGCTCGGGTTGCTGGTCGACGATGCCATCATCGCCATCGAAATGATGGTGGTGAAAATGGAAGAGGGCTACGACCGTATCAAAGCCTCGGCCTATGCCTGGAGCCACACCGCCGCCCCAATGCTGGCGGGTACTTTGGTCACCGCCGTCGGTTTCATGCCCAACGGTTTCGCACAGTCCACCGCCGGTGAATACACCAGCAATATGTTTTGGATCGTGGGTATCGCCCTGATTGCTTCCTGGGTGGTGGCGGTGGTGTTTACGCCTTATCTGGGCGTGAAGATGCTGCCGAACCTCAAAAAGGTTGAGGGTGGGCATGCGGCTATCTACAACACCCGAAATTACAACCGCTTTCGCCGATTGCTGACGCGCGTTGTCGCCCGGAAATGGGCGGTGGCGGGCACGGTGATCGCTGTGTTTACCCTGGCCATTCTTGGCATGGGGCTGGTTAAAAAACAATTTTTCCCTACCTCTGACCGCCCGGAGGTCCTGGTTGAAGTGCAGATGCCTTATGGCACCTCCATTGAACAGACCAGTGCGGCAACGGCGAAAATCGAGGACTGGCTGAAAAAGCAGAAAGAGGCAGAAATCGTCACGTCTTACATCGGGCAGGGCTCACCGCGTTTCTATCTGGCCATGGCGCCGGAGCTGCCCGATCCCTCGTTTGCGAAAATTGTCGTGCTGACGGGCAGCCAGGAAGCGCGCGAGGCGCTCAAGTTCAGACTGCGCGAAGCGGTGGCCGGCGGGCTGGCGCCTGAGGCGCGCGTACGCGTGACGCAACTGGTGTTTGGCCCGTATTCACCTTATCCGGTAGCTTACCGCGTTATGGGGCCGGCCCCCACCCAACTGCGAGAAATTGCAGGCGAGGTGGAAAGGGTGATGCAGACCAGCCCGATGATGAGGACCGTCAACACCGATTGGGGCCCGCGGGTGCCGGTGCTGCATTTCACGCTCAATCAGGACCGCCTTCAGGCGGTGGGGCTGACATCGAATGCGGTCGCGCAGCAGCTTCAGTTTCTGCTCTCGGGTATTCCGATCACCTCGGTGCGTGAAGATATCCGTTCGGTGCAGGTCATGGGGCGCGCGGCGGGAGATATCCGGCTCGATCCGGCAAAAATAGCCGGCTTTACCTTGGTGGGTGCTGCCGGTCAGCGCATTCCGCTATCTCAGATAGGGGATGTTGAGGTGCGAATGGAAGATCCTGTTCTGCGTCGTCGCGATCGTACCCCGACCATTACCGTGCGGGGAGATATTGCCGAAAATCTGCAACCGCCGGATGTCTCCACGACAATCATGAAAGCGTTGCAGCCGGTCATCGATAAGCTTCCGGCCGGATACCGTATCGAGCAGGCCGGCTCGATTGAAGAATCAGGGAAAGCCACCAAAGCCATGGCGCCGCTGTTCCCCATCATGATCGCCATGACGTTGTTGATTATTATCCTGCAGGTGCGGTCGATGTCGGCGATGGTGATGGTATTCCTCACCGCGCCGCTGGGGCTGATTGGCGTGGTGCCAACGCTGCTGCTCTTTAACCAGCCGTTTGGCATCAATGCCCTGGTAGGGCTGATTGCGCTGTCGGGCATACTGATGCGCAACACGCTGATCCTGATAGGGCAGATCCATCACAACGAACGGGAAGGGCTGGCGCCTTTCCATGCGGTGGTGGAGGCGACGGTGCAGCGAGCCCGGCCGGTGTTGCTCACCGCGATGGCCGCCATTCTGGCGTTTATCCCGCTGACGCACTCGGTGTTCTGGGGAACGCTGGCCTATACCCTGATTGGCGGGACGTTTGGCGGCACCATCATCACGTTGGTGTTCCTGCCTGCAATGTACGCCATCTGGTTCAGGATACGTCCCGACAATCAGCAGCGGAATGAAAAGCAGGTAGCCTAG
- a CDS encoding DUF2623 family protein, whose translation MHNHFGKGLMAGLKAQSLKPAAELSKFCSDYKRGFVLGYAHHLAQSSGDENRAAFEAGRLCRAYGLSRDPTSEFFSGGASSLAEKFFCAGYNSPR comes from the coding sequence ATGCACAACCACTTTGGCAAAGGGCTGATGGCGGGGCTGAAGGCGCAGAGCCTCAAGCCCGCGGCGGAACTGTCGAAGTTCTGTTCCGACTACAAACGGGGCTTCGTGCTGGGCTATGCGCATCACCTGGCGCAAAGCAGCGGTGACGAGAATCGGGCGGCGTTTGAAGCGGGGCGGCTGTGCCGGGCTTATGGCCTCAGCCGCGATCCCACGAGCGAGTTTTTCTCCGGCGGCGCCAGCAGCCTGGCGGAAAAGTTCTTTTGCGCCGGCTATAACTCGCCTCGATAG